A genome region from Cucumis sativus cultivar 9930 chromosome 4, Cucumber_9930_V3, whole genome shotgun sequence includes the following:
- the LOC101215361 gene encoding lipoxygenase 2, chloroplastic gives MGVEVIASVTVKPKTKGPTYPYANIILKFASIELDSDQQQKPFIKCVVEPILPDDETEEYKKYVGEVEVPEGYGEIGAVIVELEGDTTKYEKFIDTISITDKKSRNSTTFSCKSWVQSKSVLDQRRVFFSTKSYLPERTPGGLLKLRAEDLSNLRGIKADETVDMNERKAFERIYDYDFYNDLGDCDGPAEWKRPVLGGSDHPYPRRCRTGRLHCKTDPVSEKRSKERFYVPRDEEFSEVKQHYFPSSEPDNKDLLGKDSFSDLPHIESMFREGIKAPHAPHKLLTFNLSTIVTPDKPDLHSNSNSSVPSSLLHYPPPESYRRDRYSWLSDTEFARQTLAGLNPYSIQLVTRLPLMSELDPDTYGPQESAFNHTKVQELIGCSIEVNEAIELKRLFVLDYHDTLMPYVNKVRKINGTTLYGSRTLFFLKSDDTLIPLGIELTRPPVDGYPQWKQIFTPGIEATDLWLWRIAKAHVLAHDSCIHQLVIHWLRAHCCMEPYAIATNRQLSTVHPIYRLLHPHFRYNMRINANARESLINAGGIIESTFSTASYSVELSSSMYRDQWRFDEQALPEDLIRRGMAERKKGDYGRDVLELAIKDYPFANDGLLLWNALLEWVTEYVNHYYGDDENAVINDKELQAWWNEIQEKGHPDKKEGWPTLKTRNDLIKIASTIAWVGSGHHASVNFIQYAYAGYTPNRPSIARTNILTEDYHQLPEEFIDLPENELLQVFPSVDQASVVTTTMILLSAHSPDEEYIGDEIEPAWALEPSISKAFKRFQASLKDLEQQIDENNKNNKLKNRHGAGVVPYDVLKPTSTYGITGRGVPYSVST, from the exons ATGGGTGTTGAGGTTATTGCTTCTGTTACTGTGAAACCCAAAACGAAGGGACCTACTTATCCTTACGCAAACATCATTCTCAAGTTTGCTAGCATTGAATTGGATTCGG ATCAACAACAAAAGCCATTTATCAAATGTGTGGTGGAACCAATACTGCCTGATGATGAAACTGAGGAGTACAAGAAGTACGTAGGTGAAGTTGAGGTTCCAGAAGGTTATGGGGAGATTGGAGCAGTGATTGTTGAATTGGAAGGTGATACGACCAAGtatgaaaaatttattgacacTATTTCTATTACGGACAAAAAGTCTAGGAACTCAACTACGTTCAGTTGCAAATCATGGGTGCAATCCAAATCGGTTCTTGACCAGCGAAGGGTCTTCTTTTCCACCAag TCGTATTTACCGGAAAGAACACCAGGCGGATTGTTGAAGCTGAGAGCAGAAGACCTTTCGAATCTAAGAGGCATAAAAGCAGATGAAACAGTGGATATGAATGAGCGTAAGGCATTCGAAAGAATTTATGATTACGACTTCTACAATGACCTTGGAGATTGTGATGGTCCCGCAGAATGGAAAAGGCCTGTTCTTGGTGGTTCCGATCACCCTTATCCTCGTCGTTGTAGAACGGGTCGTCTTCATTGTAAAACAG ATCCGGTCTCAGAGAAAAGGAGTAAAGAAAGGTTTTATGTTCCAAGAGATGAAGAATTCTCAGAGGTGAAGCAACATTATTTCCCTTCAAGTGAACCAGATAACAAGGATTTATTGGGAAAAGATTCTTTCTCTGACCTCCCTCATATTGAGTCAATGTTTAGAGAAGGAATTAAAGCCCCTCATGCTCCTCACAAACTTCTCACGTTTAATTTATCAACCATAGTTACCCCAGACAAACCTGACCTTcattccaattccaattcaTCTGTGCCCAGTTCTCTCCTTCATTATCCACCACCAGAGTCCTACAGGA GAGATAGGTACAGTTGGCTCAGTGATACCGAATTTGCAAGACAGACACTGGCTGGTCTTAATCCTTACTCCATACAGCTTGTCACA CGTTTGCCGTTAATGAGTGAGCTTGACCCAGATACTTATGGACCTCAAGAATCAGCTTTCAACCACACAAAGGTTCAAGAATTAATCGGATGTTCCATCGAAGTTAACGag GCAATAGAATTGAAAAGATTATTCGTATTGGATTACCATGATACTTTAATGCCATACGTAAACaaagtaagaaaaattaacGGGACGACATTATATGGATCAAGGACATTGTTCTTCTTGAAGTCGGATGACACTTTGATTCCATTAGGTATTGAGCTGACTCGACCGCCAGTGGATGGTTATCCCCAGTGGAAACAAATTTTTACACCAGGCATTGAGGCCACAGATTTGTGGCTATGGAGAATTGCCAAAGCTCATGTCCTTGCTCATGATTCTTGTATTCACCAACTTGTTATCCACTG GCTTAGAGCTCACTGTTGCATGGAGCCGTATGCCATCGCCACAAATAGGCAATTGAGTACGGTGCACCCAATATATAGACTATTACATCCACATTTTCGATACAATATGCGCATAAATGCAAATGCTCGTGAAAGCCTCATCAATGCCGGAGGCATCATCGAGAGCACATTTTCTACTGCATCTTATTCCGTGGAACTTAGCTCTTCAATGTACAGAGATCAGTGGCGATTTGATGAACAAGCACTCCCTGAGGACTTAATTCGCAG GGGGATGgcggaaagaaagaaaggtgACTACGGTCGTGATGTTCTTGAGTTGGCCATTAAAGACTACCCTTTTGCAAATGATGGTCTCCTGTTATGGAATGCTCTGTTGGAATGGGTGACAGAATATGTGAACCACTATTATGGAGATGATGAGAATGcagtaattaatgataaagAGCTGCAAGCTTGGTGGAATGAAATCCAAGAAAAAGGGCACCCAGATAAAAAGGAAGGATGGCCTACATTAAAAACCCGAAACGATCTCATTAAGATTGCATCAACCATTGCATGGGTAGGAAGTGGGCATCATGCATCTGTCAACTTCATTCAATATGCATATGCAGGCTATACTCCCAACCGACCGAGTATTGCAAGGACCAACATCCTCACAGAGGACTATCACCAACTTCCAGAAGAATTTATTGACCTACCTGAAAATGAGCTACTTCAAGTTTTTCCTTCAGTTGATCAGGCTTCTGTAGTGACAACAACTATGATTTTGTTGTCAGCACATTCTCCAGATGAGGAGTATATTGGGGATGAGATAGAGCCAGCCTGGGCTCTTGAGCCCTCCATAAGTAAGGCCTTCAAAAGGTTTCAAGCCAGCTTGAAGGATCTAGAGCAacaaattgatgaaaataataaaaacaataagttGAAGAATAGGCATGGAGCTGGTGTTGTGCCTTATGATGTTCTTAAACCAACTTCAACTTATGGAATTACTGGAAGGGGAGTTCCATACAGCGTTTCCACCTAA